The Longimicrobium sp. genome has a segment encoding these proteins:
- a CDS encoding gluconokinase, translating into MSTAVPPARRGPWILAVDVGSSSVRAQWLDASCAPLAEAARELYAWDSTPDGGMQVDAESLLARCLRAIDRAVAIGREAEIEPAAVALATFWHGLVGMDAEGCPVTPLTGWGDGRARAAADALRSRLDAEVVHLRTGCFVHEAYPAARLVWLHGAAGDTFPRAATWGSIGEVLALRLFGEARTSVSMASGTGLMDLRRMQWDDAVVDAVGLSPERLPDISDEPLRGLTPEFAARWPELAAIPWFPALGDGACASLGMGAVGRTVGLTVGTTAAVRVLRDDPAPAVPPGLWCYRLDARRTVTGRATSNAGNIFAWLRHVLALPPADELEAQLSAMRPAAHGMTVVPRLVPERPPRPGGPEWAVMAGMTQATGPVEIARAWLEAAAFTMADALDAVEADGGPAAEVVAGGGALHASPAWARMVADALGRPLRLAPDPETTLRGAALVALERLGVIGDAMEFAAADREGVVLQPDAEAHEVYHAARALTRLADETQPSARSLSS; encoded by the coding sequence ATGAGCACCGCCGTTCCGCCCGCCCGGCGCGGGCCATGGATCCTCGCGGTCGACGTGGGCTCGTCGTCCGTGCGGGCGCAGTGGCTGGACGCGTCCTGCGCTCCGCTCGCGGAGGCCGCGCGCGAGCTGTACGCGTGGGACTCCACGCCGGACGGCGGGATGCAGGTGGATGCGGAGTCGCTGCTGGCCCGCTGCCTTCGCGCCATCGACCGGGCGGTGGCGATCGGCCGGGAAGCCGAGATCGAACCCGCGGCCGTAGCGCTCGCCACTTTCTGGCACGGCCTGGTGGGGATGGACGCGGAGGGATGCCCCGTCACCCCGCTCACCGGCTGGGGCGACGGCCGCGCCCGCGCCGCCGCGGATGCGCTGCGTTCGAGGCTGGATGCGGAAGTGGTGCACCTGCGGACCGGCTGCTTCGTCCACGAGGCGTACCCGGCGGCGCGGCTGGTCTGGCTCCACGGCGCGGCGGGCGATACCTTCCCGCGCGCCGCCACCTGGGGCTCCATCGGCGAGGTGCTGGCGCTGCGGCTGTTCGGCGAGGCGCGCACGTCGGTGTCGATGGCGTCCGGCACGGGGCTGATGGACCTGCGCCGGATGCAGTGGGACGATGCCGTCGTCGACGCAGTCGGCCTGTCCCCCGAGCGACTGCCCGACATCAGTGACGAGCCGCTTCGAGGACTGACGCCGGAGTTCGCCGCCCGCTGGCCGGAGCTGGCGGCGATCCCCTGGTTTCCTGCCCTGGGCGATGGCGCGTGCGCCAGCCTGGGGATGGGCGCGGTCGGCCGCACGGTGGGGCTCACGGTCGGCACGACGGCGGCGGTGCGCGTGCTGCGCGACGATCCCGCGCCGGCCGTTCCGCCGGGGCTCTGGTGCTACCGCCTGGACGCGCGGCGCACCGTCACGGGACGGGCGACATCGAACGCGGGGAACATCTTCGCCTGGCTGCGGCACGTGCTGGCCCTTCCGCCCGCGGACGAGCTGGAGGCGCAGCTCTCGGCGATGCGTCCAGCGGCGCACGGGATGACGGTGGTTCCGCGCCTGGTGCCGGAGCGTCCGCCCCGGCCCGGGGGACCGGAATGGGCGGTGATGGCGGGGATGACGCAGGCGACGGGCCCGGTGGAGATCGCGCGGGCGTGGCTGGAAGCGGCGGCGTTCACGATGGCGGACGCGCTGGATGCTGTGGAGGCGGACGGCGGCCCGGCCGCGGAGGTGGTGGCCGGCGGCGGCGCGCTGCATGCGTCGCCCGCGTGGGCCCGCATGGTAGCGGATGCGCTAGGCCGGCCGCTGCGCCTGGCGCCGGATCCCGAAACCACGCTCCGCGGCGCCGCGCTGGTCGCGCTGGAGCGGCTGGGGGTGATCGGGGACGCGATGGAGTTCGCGGCGGCGGACCGCGAGGGTGTGGTGCTGCAGCCGGACGCCGAGGCGCACGAGGTGTATCACGCCGCCCGAGCCCTCACCCGCCTCGCCGATGAGACGCAGCCGAGTGCGCGAAGCCTGTCATCCTGA
- a CDS encoding PAS domain-containing protein codes for MQTTATQSTNDVLTRADVLTEDELDTLPMGMIQLDRNGTVLKFNQAESTLAHVDKKDAIGKSFFDEVAPCTKVQQFHGAFVQGVQQRSLHTAFPYQFRFRDGRQKNVNISMFYSASTDSVWVLVQRPQS; via the coding sequence ATGCAGACTACCGCGACCCAGAGCACCAACGACGTCCTGACGCGCGCCGACGTACTTACCGAGGACGAACTCGACACCCTGCCGATGGGCATGATCCAGCTGGACCGCAACGGCACGGTGCTCAAGTTCAACCAGGCGGAAAGCACCCTGGCGCACGTGGACAAGAAGGACGCGATCGGAAAGAGCTTCTTCGACGAGGTGGCGCCGTGCACCAAGGTGCAGCAGTTCCACGGCGCCTTCGTGCAGGGCGTGCAGCAGCGCAGCCTGCACACCGCCTTTCCGTACCAGTTCCGCTTTCGCGACGGACGGCAGAAGAACGTGAATATCTCCATGTTCTACAGCGCCAGCACCGATTCCGTGTGGGTGCTGGTGCAGCGGCCGCAGTCCTGA
- the uvsE gene encoding UV DNA damage repair endonuclease UvsE encodes MATREWPRRLGFAVKVVGREGMKSNDSRRWQSDPHVRTSIQYLRDILDYLDKVDIRMYRISSDFVPYCTHPDLPRFHGQIPECRDELAELGRTARERGIRLSLHPSQYVLLSALDPAISDKGIWDVNSQAELLDAMEQGPEAVVVLHLGGAYGDKNAAIGRFIENYPRLSEAGRRRLVIENDETLYTVQDCLRVHEATGVRLIFDHQHHLLNPGTLPMGEACRAALRTWPAGVQPKVHFSSPKLDSRTVTRGKKEVLAPPLLSQHADYVHPWEFAGFLREAGPEPFDVMLEAKMKDTALLKLRADLGKLGLW; translated from the coding sequence ATGGCGACACGAGAGTGGCCGCGCAGGCTGGGGTTCGCGGTAAAGGTGGTGGGCCGCGAGGGGATGAAGAGCAACGATTCGCGGCGCTGGCAGAGCGATCCGCACGTGCGAACCTCCATCCAGTACCTGCGCGACATCCTGGACTACCTCGACAAGGTCGACATCCGGATGTACCGCATCTCGTCGGACTTCGTGCCCTACTGCACGCATCCGGACCTGCCCCGGTTCCACGGCCAGATCCCGGAATGCCGCGACGAGCTCGCCGAGCTGGGCCGCACGGCCCGCGAGCGAGGTATCCGCCTGTCGCTGCACCCCTCGCAGTACGTGCTGCTGTCAGCGCTGGACCCGGCCATCAGCGACAAGGGGATCTGGGACGTCAACAGCCAGGCCGAGCTGCTGGACGCGATGGAGCAGGGGCCCGAGGCGGTGGTGGTGCTTCACCTGGGAGGCGCCTACGGAGACAAGAACGCGGCGATCGGGCGGTTCATCGAGAACTATCCGCGCCTGTCCGAGGCCGGCCGGCGGCGGCTGGTGATCGAGAACGACGAAACGCTGTACACCGTGCAGGACTGCCTGCGCGTGCACGAGGCCACGGGGGTGCGGCTGATCTTCGACCACCAGCACCACCTGCTGAACCCGGGAACCCTGCCGATGGGCGAGGCGTGCCGCGCCGCCCTTCGCACCTGGCCCGCCGGCGTGCAGCCCAAGGTGCACTTCTCGTCGCCGAAGCTGGATTCACGGACGGTCACCCGCGGCAAGAAGGAGGTGCTGGCGCCCCCGCTGCTGTCGCAGCACGCGGACTACGTGCACCCGTGGGAGTTCGCGGGCTTTCTGCGCGAGGCGGGTCCGGAGCCCTTCGACGTGATGCTCGAGGCCAAGATGAAGGACACGGCACTGCTCAAGCTGCGCGCAGACCTCGGCAAGCTCGGTCTCTGGTGA
- the msrB gene encoding peptide-methionine (R)-S-oxide reductase MsrB, translating into MTRKHFLGSLAGLAAAPLLSSFKGGTVDAAGPEEGQEIPKLRKPKSEWRRLLPAAAYAVLFEDDTERPFSSPLNNEKREGVFVCAACSLPLFQSAAKFESGTGWPSFFQPIAGRVGTKRDYWMVFPRTEYHCIRCEGHQGHVFNDGPRPTGKRYCNNGLALQFVPAGQRLPALRT; encoded by the coding sequence ATGACCCGCAAGCACTTTCTGGGCAGCCTTGCCGGCCTCGCCGCCGCGCCGCTGCTCAGCTCGTTCAAGGGAGGGACTGTGGACGCAGCCGGACCGGAAGAGGGGCAGGAGATCCCGAAGCTCCGCAAGCCGAAGTCCGAGTGGCGCCGGCTGCTTCCGGCCGCCGCCTACGCCGTGCTGTTCGAGGATGACACGGAGCGGCCGTTCAGCAGCCCGTTGAACAATGAGAAGCGCGAGGGCGTGTTCGTCTGCGCCGCCTGCAGCCTGCCGCTCTTCCAGTCTGCCGCCAAGTTCGAAAGCGGCACCGGCTGGCCCAGCTTCTTCCAGCCGATCGCGGGGCGGGTGGGCACCAAGCGAGACTACTGGATGGTCTTCCCGCGCACGGAGTACCACTGCATCCGGTGCGAGGGCCACCAGGGCCACGTCTTCAACGACGGGCCGCGGCCCACGGGCAAGCGCTACTGCAACAACGGCCTGGCGCTCCAGTTTGTTCCCGCCGGGCAGCGGCTTCCGGCGCTGAGGACCTGA